The Sphingobium baderi genomic sequence CGAAGCAGTCCATGAGGTAGTCCTCATCCTGCTCCGCCATCTCGGCGTCGATCATCGAGAAGGGGTTGATGCAGAACCCCGAGGACATGGTGAACTCGACGAAGGCACCGCCTTGCAGCTTGGCTGAATGCTCAAACGAGCGGCCATCGTCGATTACCACCACCTTGGCGCCGGCACCGCACAGGGCAGAGCACAGTTCCTGCAGCGCCACCGACTTGCCCGAGCCGGACTTGCCGAACACCGCGACGTTGTGGTTGCCCGAATTGTTCTCAAAGGGCGACCAGAAGAAGGGCTGCCCGCGCCGCCCGATCAGCATGAGATGCGGGACTTCGCTACCCAGATATTCCCCCTGGATCGGGGCGAGGCTCGCCGCCGTCGTCGTCAGGATCGAGCGAAATCGTTTCATGTTCTTGAGATCGAACGAGAGCCCATTGGCCATCGTCATCGGCATCGCGGCGAGAAGGCCCTGGATTTGGAGATAGCGATCGTCAAGCAGATCCCATCCGGCTGCCCGGTACACCGATTTCAGAACGCGCTCGTTGGCATCGCCTTTGCCCTTGGGCGAAAAGGACGTGACCGAGTAGAACGCCTGGATCAGCTTGCGGCCCTGCCGAAGCTCATCCTTCACGAACTCCCATTCGCGCGATTGTTCCTTCAGCTGGGGAAGCATGCGCGCCGACTTGGAATCAGCAAGGCTGGTCGTGCGCATGAACTTGCGCGAAGCACGCATGCTCGAGGCTTCTGCGTCAGGGAAATCGAGACACAGGTTCGTCGACACAGGGCAGGGCATGCGCAGCTTGTCAGCAAACATATCGCCGATCAGCTTAGCCATGTCCCACGGCGCCCAGCGCTGCGGTAGGTTGCGCACCGAGAAGGATCGCACGTCGAATACGTCAGGGTAGATTTCCCCGATCTCGGGCGCATCATCGACAGTCTTGCCGGTGGGTCGGAACCGCTCGGTGCGCAGCAGGATGCGATCAGGCTCGATCTTCATCTCCAGATCGTGCCGCACAGCCTGGTCTGCGATCGGATCGAATGGGTTGTAGATGATGTTGTCATCGCCCGGTGCCGTCGTGGGCGAGGTAATATCGTCGATCCACGCAATCAGCGCCTGCGGGTCCATCGGGCGCGCATAAATGCCTATCGATTCCAGCGAGGACGTGAGCCCTTCCAGAACCGAGACGATTTCCTCGTTCGTTACCCGGCTCGATTCCGGCGTAGCATAGGAAATCGCGAGGCGATGATTGCGCAGATGGAAGGGGGCGGCCGACGACAGCGAGTTCCAGACGCCATCGAGCAGGTACTCGGTGCGATGCTTGGCCATACGCTCGTAAACGCTGCCAGCCATGAACCGGGGCAGATACCATTGCGACAGGCGCGTACCGACACGCGGGCTCATCCAGCCATGGAACTGGAGCGTTCCCGGCGTCGGGATGCCTTCAGACAGAAACTGCGTCAGAATTTCCGAGGTGCGCTCGTTCGCCCCCATCATCGGTGTCGCCTCGAGGACGAAACCCCGCGACGCGCTGTTGTAGAACAGATGTGTCTTCGGATCATAGCTGCGATAGGGCAGCCAGTGGACGAGGCGGGGGACGGTTGTATCGGGCCGGTTGGTTTCAGGCTTGGCGTTGTCACCAAGCAGCGTGCCCATGATCTTGCTGAACATATTCATGGCTGCACTCCCGGAAACGAGCCAGCGCGCATCACTGGCAGCGGACTGGCATCCTTCGCGGCCGCCTTGGCTTCAGGCGCAGCCCGGCCAAGCGCCGAGCGGATCGCCGGATCAGCCTCAACAGCGGCAATCGCGGCCTTGCCCTTCGCGGTCGCATGCTGGGGCACCGAGATCATCGGTCCAGCAGCCACACCATCGGCGCCCGCGCCGCCTTTGACGACGGGAGCAGAAGACGCGGATGTGAGGGGGGTGGCAGGCGCCTGCGCGACAGGCTTGGGCTCGGTCTGGCGCTGGGGTTGAGGTAGGGGGGTAGGGGAGGGCGTGGAAGCCGCAACCGGCTTTGCGGTCGCCGGCTTCGCTGCCCTTGGCCTGCGCGGCGAGGTCAGGGTACGCGAGACCTGATCCTTGATGTCTCCGACCGGATCGGGCGACTGAACTTCGCCGCCATTACCAGCAGCCCGTGCCATGGCGACGGCTTCCGGCGTCGGCAGATCAGGATCTACCGCCAGCGTCTCGATCATCGGCGGTTCTGCGCGCTCGACAGCAGCGAGGAGGGTATCACGCCCTGCAGACGCCGCCACTTCATCGGGCGTTTGCGCTACGGCATTACCGGCCAGGGCCTCGGTCCACTCGCCCCGCTCGACGACCGCATGAACCGCCGACTGTTCATGAAGCCTGCCTGAAGCGTCGATCTGCGCCGGAAAGACGATGCGAAGCACCCGCTCGCGCGTGCGTACCGGCGAGCTGGCCTTCTGGTAGCCACGCCCTTCCGCTGGCGGTTCCACATAGGGACCGGCAGGCGCGATTATGCGATCGCCTTCCTCGCCCGAGATCATGGCGAGAGCGCGATCGTCGATGTTACCGCTTGGCGCGCAGATCCCGTCCGGCGCGCGACATGCGAAATCGCCCTTCACATTGCCGCCCAGCGACATGCACCCTGAGAGGCTGGCGCTGGCCAGCAGCACGCCGGCAAGGCCGATGCGCCCCCGGATCACGACTGGCCTCCCTTGAGCCAGTTCTCAAGGAACTCCTTGGGCCTGTAACCCTCGAGCACGCTGCCATCGTCGCGAACGATGACGGGCGTACCGCCCAGACCATGCTTGCGGGCAAACGCCTCGTTGGCATCCAGACCCTTGGTGTTGCAGGGGCCGGTGCCCTTGATGTCCTGCCCGGAATAGGCGGCATGAAGCGCCTTGGCCTTGTCCTTCGCGCAGTAGACCTTGTCGGCAATGTCGCGGCTCCCCAGAACCGAGATCGGCCGCTCGACGACGCGCACGTTCATCGAGGAGAGCGTGTTGCTCAAGGCACGGCAGTAGCTGCAGCGAAAATCGCTGAATACCGTGACCGTCTTGCCCGACGAATTGCCCCAGACGATCGCGCCCTCCTTGGGCAGTTCGCCAAGCGGGAGCTTCTGGAGAGGGGCCGCAGCGGCGGCTTTGGCGGCTGCAGCGGGCCGTGCTGCAAGCGCGGGCTCATTGTCCTCGGCGCCAGCAGCATTGGCCTTGGCCGATGCTCCCAGCAACATATCCGGGTTCATCTCGAGCAGGCGGGTTGCCGTCAGATCCTGGCGCGTCTCCATGTCATAGACGCGGCCGATCACCAGATAGCGCGCGGTGCGGTCGATGTAGAACAGGTTGCTGCCGGCAGTGACTTCGCACAGGCCATCGACCTTGTCGCAATTGACGCTCGTGACCTTGGTCTTGGGAAGGCGCGCTTTCAGCAATTCGGCCACGCTTTTGCTCGGCGGCGCGATGTAATCACGCGCATAGGCCAGCGTGGCGATCCCACCTCCAACAAAAGCGAGCCCGCAGGTGACATAGAGGAATGCGCTACGCATCCACGGGCGCTTCAGCTCGGTGTCCAGGTCAGGAACGACGCTTTGGGCACTGCCATCATGATGTTCAGTTGCGGACATAGACACCCTCCAGGAAGACGATTTCGACATCGACGCCGGTCGGCATTTCGATGACAGGCTGGTACTGTTCGGCACGCTCGATCAGGTACTTGCTGACCATGTCGCCGGTCTGCGAGACGCCCTCGCCAAGGCCGCCTTTCGCGATGTCGCCCATCGACAAATCCTGGCGCTTGCCATCGACGATGACGTTGGGCTGCGTCAGGGCGTTGTTGGAGTTGGCCGCAAAGCCGCGACCGAAGCCGCCGACGAGACCGGCAATGAACGCCTGGCTGACAAGGCTGCCCTCGCGGCTGACGACACGGCCACGAACACCCGTCTTGCCGCCGAAGGCGATGAAGCCCTTGACCTCGGAGACGGCGTAGCGACCGCCCGGCTGCGGGCAGGTCATCTTCTGCAGCTTGACGTAAACCTTCTCGCTCGACAACTCGCCCCGCGCAGCGCCGTTGATGAGGCAACCCTGAATCTTCGTCGTCAGGAGCTTGCCATTCTGCAGCACCGACCGCGCAGGGCCGGTAACGCGCAGGACAACCGGAAGCGGATCGGTCTGGCTCTGCACGCCTGCGGCGGCATCGACGCCGACAATCACCTTGGCCGTCGCGAAGCTGTTGGGCGGCAGATAGTTCGGGCTATCGGTGTAGACCGTGTTGCCCTTCTCGACCTTCTTGGCGTTGCCCGTGTCGGCGTTGGTGAAGGACACCATTTTGACTTCGCTGGACCGGACGGGGGGCACATCCGGCCCAGCGCCGCCACCAGCGTCAGGACGCTGATAGGTAGGGGAGCCCGGGCCGTAGAGAGCGGCGGGACCGGGCTGCGGCGCCACTGGCGTCGCCCGCTCATTGATCTGACGGCGCAGCTGCTCATTCTCGGTCTGGTAGGCGCTGACGACGCGCTGGCCATCAGCGGTCATCGACTGGTTCTGCGCGCGTAGCGCCTCGATCTGCTCGGAGAGTTGCGCGACCTTGGCGTTGGTGCCCCCGACCGACTTGAGCTGGTTCTCCTGGCTCTGGAAGCGGTTCTCCGACTGCGCCATCCACTCCTGCTCGGAAAGGTTGCGGTTGATCAGATCCTTGGTCGAAACCTGGACGTCCTCGATCTTGTCGTCGGCCTGTCCTGCGACCTTCCCGTTGTCCGAGAAGATCCACATGCTGGCCGCGACGACGCCGACCAGCGCAACACCGCTCAGAAGCATGCGCTGCTTGCGGCGCGTCTCGGTGTTGCCGTCGAGCTCATTGCCGACAGGCAAAACGCCCTCACCGCCCTCGGGGCCATCGAGCGATTTACGCGAGCGCGAGAAGATACCCTTCAAGTCCATGGCTCAGTTCCCGGTGCGAGAGACAAGGTACGCGGTCGTGACCTTG encodes the following:
- a CDS encoding DsbC family protein encodes the protein MSATEHHDGSAQSVVPDLDTELKRPWMRSAFLYVTCGLAFVGGGIATLAYARDYIAPPSKSVAELLKARLPKTKVTSVNCDKVDGLCEVTAGSNLFYIDRTARYLVIGRVYDMETRQDLTATRLLEMNPDMLLGASAKANAAGAEDNEPALAARPAAAAKAAAAAPLQKLPLGELPKEGAIVWGNSSGKTVTVFSDFRCSYCRALSNTLSSMNVRVVERPISVLGSRDIADKVYCAKDKAKALHAAYSGQDIKGTGPCNTKGLDANEAFARKHGLGGTPVIVRDDGSVLEGYRPKEFLENWLKGGQS
- a CDS encoding TraB/VirB10 family protein, yielding MDLKGIFSRSRKSLDGPEGGEGVLPVGNELDGNTETRRKQRMLLSGVALVGVVAASMWIFSDNGKVAGQADDKIEDVQVSTKDLINRNLSEQEWMAQSENRFQSQENQLKSVGGTNAKVAQLSEQIEALRAQNQSMTADGQRVVSAYQTENEQLRRQINERATPVAPQPGPAALYGPGSPTYQRPDAGGGAGPDVPPVRSSEVKMVSFTNADTGNAKKVEKGNTVYTDSPNYLPPNSFATAKVIVGVDAAAGVQSQTDPLPVVLRVTGPARSVLQNGKLLTTKIQGCLINGAARGELSSEKVYVKLQKMTCPQPGGRYAVSEVKGFIAFGGKTGVRGRVVSREGSLVSQAFIAGLVGGFGRGFAANSNNALTQPNVIVDGKRQDLSMGDIAKGGLGEGVSQTGDMVSKYLIERAEQYQPVIEMPTGVDVEIVFLEGVYVRN
- a CDS encoding TraV family lipoprotein, with the translated sequence MIRGRIGLAGVLLASASLSGCMSLGGNVKGDFACRAPDGICAPSGNIDDRALAMISGEEGDRIIAPAGPYVEPPAEGRGYQKASSPVRTRERVLRIVFPAQIDASGRLHEQSAVHAVVERGEWTEALAGNAVAQTPDEVAASAGRDTLLAAVERAEPPMIETLAVDPDLPTPEAVAMARAAGNGGEVQSPDPVGDIKDQVSRTLTSPRRPRAAKPATAKPVAASTPSPTPLPQPQRQTEPKPVAQAPATPLTSASSAPVVKGGAGADGVAAGPMISVPQHATAKGKAAIAAVEADPAIRSALGRAAPEAKAAAKDASPLPVMRAGSFPGVQP
- the traC gene encoding type IV secretion system protein TraC; this encodes MGTLLGDNAKPETNRPDTTVPRLVHWLPYRSYDPKTHLFYNSASRGFVLEATPMMGANERTSEILTQFLSEGIPTPGTLQFHGWMSPRVGTRLSQWYLPRFMAGSVYERMAKHRTEYLLDGVWNSLSSAAPFHLRNHRLAISYATPESSRVTNEEIVSVLEGLTSSLESIGIYARPMDPQALIAWIDDITSPTTAPGDDNIIYNPFDPIADQAVRHDLEMKIEPDRILLRTERFRPTGKTVDDAPEIGEIYPDVFDVRSFSVRNLPQRWAPWDMAKLIGDMFADKLRMPCPVSTNLCLDFPDAEASSMRASRKFMRTTSLADSKSARMLPQLKEQSREWEFVKDELRQGRKLIQAFYSVTSFSPKGKGDANERVLKSVYRAAGWDLLDDRYLQIQGLLAAMPMTMANGLSFDLKNMKRFRSILTTTAASLAPIQGEYLGSEVPHLMLIGRRGQPFFWSPFENNSGNHNVAVFGKSGSGKSVALQELCSALCGAGAKVVVIDDGRSFEHSAKLQGGAFVEFTMSSGFCINPFSMIDAEMAEQDEDYLMDCFAMLKSIVNQMARHVDKLNDTERGLIDGAVNEVWSAKGRGGSIDDVIAALTETGNPLGVDLGIAMRPFSSSGTYGRFFQGDVSFELKANLTVFELSDLSSREELRSVVLTAIMFMASQMMRRVDRSIPKALLLDEAWQMLKGGSMADFIEAYARTCRKYGASLVTATQSLNDYYKSDGSRAALENSDWSVILAQKEETINDFKRLGRFDMDDHTDALVRSLKRSGIEYSDVFIKGPDMQATGRLVLDPYSATVFSSSPKTFAMIHDLLGHGVSMDEAIERVAFPNNPEKWGGDDAVPIAAE